A single region of the Salvia miltiorrhiza cultivar Shanhuang (shh) chromosome 8, IMPLAD_Smil_shh, whole genome shotgun sequence genome encodes:
- the LOC130997948 gene encoding LOW QUALITY PROTEIN: PAN domain-containing protein At5g03700 (The sequence of the model RefSeq protein was modified relative to this genomic sequence to represent the inferred CDS: substituted 1 base at 1 genomic stop codon) has protein sequence MEARILVVAIFTILETVTWSSRTTAMVVGFKATPNPDVSSFQPLLNDSSNTYSLGFLRVNRNELSLSVLHVPSLVPLWSAATTRSPRWANPTHLLFNGSLVLSDPHTGVYWSTHTSGDRVWLSNASNLIIEKLDAATPLWQSFDFPSDTLVENQNFSSAMALVSSNGLYSMRLGPDXIDNSSPDYMGLFASFSDSGQIYLKHTALEAKADVVPGRPIYMVLKSDGYLGMYQDEPVPVDVQSFNTFQQNVPGIRRVRVEPDGNLKGYYWTGSAWVLDYQAISEPCELPSSCGSYGLCKPGKDCSCLDNRTVHSSGGCAPSHGQISGDFCGAYDNRFGVLRRTGVELPYKELMGYKRTASFEQCEASCEGNCTCWGVVYSNSSGFCYMLDYPIQTLAAVRDEGKLGYFKVREGVGKKKVGAWVGMGLGLLFGAVLAFVGVLGLWWYKLRSRGVKGYGEEEGGVGVGPYKDLGAASFRSIQLCER, from the exons ATGGAAGCACGCATTCTCGTCGTGGCCATTTTCACAATTCTCGAAACAGTCACGTGGAGCTCACGTACAACGGCAATGGTGGTAGGTTTCAAAGCCACTCCAAATCCCGACGTCTCATCTTTCCAGCCTCTGCTCAACGATTCATCCAACACCTACTCACTGGGTTTCCTCCGAGTCAACCGCAACGAGCTGAGCCTCTCAGTCCTCCACGTGCCCTCTTTGGTCCCGCTGTGGTCGGCCGCCACGACCCGATCGCCCAGATGGGCCAACCCGACCCACCTCCTCTTCAACGGCAGCCTCGTTCTGTCCGATCCCCACACTGGGGTATATTGGTCTACACACACCTCCGGAGACCGCGTTTGGCTGTCAAACGCTTCAAATCTCATTATCGAGAAGCTCGACGCAGCAACGCCTCTGTGGCAGAGCTTCGACTTTCCCTCAGATACCCTCGTCGAGAATCAAAATTTCAGTAGCGCCATGGCCTTGGTCTCTTCCAACGGCCTCTACTCTATGCGTTTGGGTCCGGATTAGA TTGACAACTCTAGTCCGGATTACATGGGGCTATTCGCCAGCTTCTCGGATTCGGGTCAAATATACTTGAAACACACGGCGCTGGAGGCCAAAGCCGACGTCGTTCCGGGTCGGCCCATTTACATGGTCCTAAAATCCGACGGATATTTGGGGATGTACCAGGACGAACCCGTACCCGTTGACGTGCAGTCCTTCAACACATTTCAGCAGAACGTGCCGGGTATCCGCCGGGTCAGGGTCGAACCGGATGGGAACCTCAAAGGGTACTACTGGACCGGGTCGGCTTGGGTACTGGATTACCAAGCAATATCCGAGCCGTGTGAGCTACCGAGTTCTTGCGGGTCATACGGTTTATGCAAACCGGGAAAGGACTGCTCCTGCCTCGACAATCGGACCGTTCACAGCTCCGGCGGCTGCGCGCCGTCGCATGGGCAAATATCCGGCGACTTCTGCGGCGCGTACGACAACCGGTTCGGGGTGTTGAGAAGAACCGGGGTGGAACTGCCGTATAAAGAACTCATGGGTTACAAGAGAACGGCGTCGTTCGAGCAGTGCGAGGCCTCGTGTGAAGGGAACTGCACGTGCTGGGGCGTGGTGTACAGTAACTCCTCTGGGTTCTGCTACATGCTAGATTATCCCATTCAGACGCTGGCGGCGGTGAGAGATGAGGGCAAGCTGGGGTATTTTAAGGTGCGGGAGGGTGTAGGGAAGAAGAAGGTGGGGGCGTGGGTGGGGATGGGATTGGGGCTGCTTTTTGGGGCGGTTTTGGCATTTGTGGGAGTTTTGGGGTTGTGGTGGTATAAGCTGAGAAGTAGAGGGGTGAAAGGATATGGAGAGGAGGAGGGTGGGGTAGGCGTGGGGCCGTATAAAGATTTGGGGGCAGCAAGTTTTAGGTCAATACAACTATGTGAGAGATGA